TTTAATTTGTAAGGAGTAATCTGATGGCAGAAACAAAAGAAGCGAAAAAACGAATCTACTGCGCAGCCTACTGCCGCAAATCAGTGGAAGAGCGTGCAGATGAGACCTTCGGGTCTATCGAGAATCAGCATGAATCTATCCTGAATTTCATCGCAAGCCATAAACACGAGGGCTGGGTGCCGTTGACCGAAAGATACGACGATAACGGCTTTACCGGTTCAAACACCAACCGCCCTTCTCTGCAGAAACTGATCAATGATATCAAAGAAAGCAGGGTTAATATGGTAGTTGTCTATAAATTAGACAGGCTTAGCAGATCGCTTGTGGATTTTGTTCAGCTTCTTAAGTTTTTCGATGAACACGGGGTTGCCTTTGCCTCAATTACCCAGCCAATTGACACAAGCACTTCCACAGGCAAACTTATGCTGCATATCTTGTCTTCCTTTGCCGAGTTTGAAAGAGAATTGATTAGTGAGCGAACCCACGACAAAATGGGTGCTGCGCGCAAACGGGGCCAGTGGCTGGGAGGCAGGCCTCCTTTTGGCTACAGCAGAGATAAAGAAGGAAAAAAGCTGGTAATTGATAAAACCGAAGCAAAAATCGTCCGGGAAATGTTTGAATTGTACCTAAAAGGTAACTCCCTTCTTAAAGTTGCCAGTATTCTAAATGAAAAAGGCTATAGAAGCCGGACAGGAAAACAAAAGGACGGAAAGCCATTCGGAGGCTTAAAATTTGGGGTTACTCAAATACAACAGGCAATCAAGAATGTGGTTTATATAGGGAAGGTTTTCTACGCAGGTCAGGTCTATGACGGCCAGCAGGAAGCAATGATCGACGAAGAAACCTTTAAAAAGGCCCAGGAAAGGCTTAAAGATAACCGCATAGAGCGCAAAGCTACAAAGAACATAGAATGCTCTGGATTATTAACCCATATTCTGCACTGCAAGACCTGCGGGCATGCTATGTTCCATACCTATACCTTAAAGCATAAGACGCACAAGTATCGCTATTATGTCTGCACCAATGCTCAGAAACGCGGATATAACTCCTGCCCTACAAAGTCAGTAAACGCACAGGCAATTGAAGATACCGTGG
The Candidatus Omnitrophota bacterium DNA segment above includes these coding regions:
- a CDS encoding recombinase family protein, with translation MAETKEAKKRIYCAAYCRKSVEERADETFGSIENQHESILNFIASHKHEGWVPLTERYDDNGFTGSNTNRPSLQKLINDIKESRVNMVVVYKLDRLSRSLVDFVQLLKFFDEHGVAFASITQPIDTSTSTGKLMLHILSSFAEFERELISERTHDKMGAARKRGQWLGGRPPFGYSRDKEGKKLVIDKTEAKIVREMFELYLKGNSLLKVASILNEKGYRSRTGKQKDGKPFGGLKFGVTQIQQAIKNVVYIGKVFYAGQVYDGQQEAMIDEETFKKAQERLKDNRIERKATKNIECSGLLTHILHCKTCGHAMFHTYTLKHKTHKYRYYVCTNAQKRGYNSCPTKSVNAQAIEDTVVDCLKMLFAENRKKKEEQNKQEIEALLSPVWDTLYPQEKRRILKALVKEIDYDSNSKKLGILLNGSSLRLKFDVDLKQVRPLNKWHKEEEIEKEPKIRRNLILAHQLQRLFDEGKIKNLKQASEWINFDQARLDHLMTMLLVAPAIQNEIVNGNNQIISLIPEYKVRSLAAEVDWKKQTQIWQNIKETLSKK